A genomic segment from Pseudostreptobacillus hongkongensis encodes:
- the pgsA gene encoding CDP-diacylglycerol--glycerol-3-phosphate 3-phosphatidyltransferase produces the protein MIKLEKLNLPNKLTVLRLVLTPVLILFMTMKYENDIFNLQYGSGISFSGFLLYTIVLGLFVLIAVTDFLDGYIARRDNLITNFGKLMDPIADKVFVFSVCMVLVKYDLLSLWLVLILLAREFVVVGVRVLIMENSSKVVPAINSAKLKTLLQMFALTFILLFGFGKVINSIVMLPAVVLSIVSMMEYLKMASEYFWKD, from the coding sequence ATGATTAAATTAGAAAAATTAAATTTACCAAATAAATTAACAGTTTTAAGATTAGTTCTTACACCTGTTTTAATCTTATTTATGACTATGAAATATGAAAATGATATTTTTAACCTACAATATGGTTCAGGAATTTCTTTTTCAGGTTTCCTTTTATACACTATTGTTTTAGGCCTGTTTGTACTTATAGCAGTTACTGATTTTTTAGATGGATATATAGCAAGAAGAGATAATTTAATTACTAATTTTGGAAAACTTATGGATCCTATAGCTGATAAAGTATTTGTATTTTCAGTATGTATGGTTTTGGTTAAATACGATCTACTTTCTTTATGGTTAGTTTTAATATTACTTGCTAGAGAATTTGTAGTAGTTGGAGTTAGAGTTTTAATTATGGAAAATAGTTCAAAAGTAGTTCCTGCAATTAATAGTGCTAAACTTAAAACTTTATTACAAATGTTTGCTTTAACATTTATACTTTTATTTGGATTTGGTAAAGTAATTAATTCTATAGTTATGTTACCAGCAGTTGTATTATCAATTGTATCTATGATGGAGTATTTAAAAATGGCAAGTGAATACTTTTGGAAGGATTAG
- a CDS encoding cation-translocating P-type ATPase yields the protein MEFKKSSVEVLKELNVDKNGLSENEAKIRLEKYGQNKLEEAKKKTLFERFINQLKDVLIYVLIIASVINIIAHFPDGFTEAVIILMVVLINAVVGVMQESKAEKTLEALKKLSSPRAIVRREGKVYEIDSEYLVPGDIVIIDAGRYIPADLRLINTQNLQVEESAFTGESHAVLKDANFISEEDNIPMGDKINLVYSSTLATYGRGEGVVIKTGMNTEIGKIAKALSCEEDEETPLQKKLGDLGKTLGYIAIVICVLIFILGVIQGRAIIEMLITAVSLAVAAIPEGLVAIVAIVLSSGVSRMSRNNAIVKRLPAVETLGSVNVICSDKTGTLTQNKMTVVEEFTFDNDLDLLRRGLLLCSDATLTVGDPTEIALVVLADNNGMNQEEYSKKYKRVNELAFDSDRKLMSTLHEDNGKYVSYTKGAIDNILNICKYVKFGNEEVEINEKYKKNILDKSIEMSDKALRVLGLAYKKSDTFLESNELENDLVLVGIVGMIDPPRDEVKKSIELAHRAGIKVVMITGDHKNTAVAIAKELNIAKDISESITGPEIDKLGKEELYKNIEKYSVFARVSPEHKVSIVEALKLKENIVSMTGDGVNDAPSLKKADIGVAMGITGTDVSKGAADMILLDDNFTTIVEAVEEGRNIYNNIKKTIMFLLSCNLGEVISIFVATLFGFPIPLVATQLLWINLVTDTLPAISLGLDPGSHDVMNEKPRSQNESFFARGAGIRALIAGTLIGIFTLLAFVIGLREQGVTSIYAIRALSENSPELLHARTMSFIVLTVSQLFYAFTMRVENKSTFKIGILKNKYLNMSFIIGIILQIIIIQIPQIANIFKVTGLNITDWDIVIILAIIPFIVNELIKTFIKFKK from the coding sequence GTGGAATTTAAAAAAAGTTCAGTAGAAGTTTTAAAAGAATTAAATGTAGATAAAAATGGTTTAAGTGAAAATGAAGCAAAGATTAGACTTGAAAAATATGGACAAAATAAATTAGAAGAAGCTAAGAAAAAAACTTTATTTGAAAGATTTATAAATCAACTAAAAGATGTTTTAATATATGTTTTAATAATAGCTTCAGTAATAAATATCATAGCACATTTCCCTGATGGGTTTACAGAAGCAGTTATTATACTTATGGTAGTATTAATAAATGCAGTTGTTGGTGTTATGCAAGAATCTAAAGCAGAAAAAACTTTAGAAGCATTAAAGAAATTATCGTCTCCTCGTGCTATAGTAAGAAGAGAGGGTAAAGTTTATGAGATTGATTCAGAATATTTAGTTCCTGGAGATATAGTAATTATAGATGCTGGAAGATATATACCTGCAGATTTAAGATTAATAAATACTCAAAATTTACAAGTAGAAGAATCAGCATTTACAGGTGAATCTCATGCAGTTTTAAAAGATGCAAATTTCATATCAGAAGAGGATAATATTCCTATGGGAGATAAAATAAACTTAGTTTATTCTTCAACTCTTGCTACATATGGTAGAGGAGAAGGAGTTGTTATTAAAACTGGAATGAATACAGAAATAGGTAAAATTGCAAAGGCTCTAAGTTGTGAAGAAGATGAAGAAACTCCTCTTCAAAAAAAATTAGGAGATCTAGGAAAAACTTTAGGATATATTGCAATAGTAATATGTGTATTAATATTTATATTAGGTGTTATCCAAGGTAGAGCTATAATAGAAATGCTAATAACAGCTGTGTCACTTGCAGTTGCTGCAATTCCAGAAGGTCTTGTTGCTATAGTTGCTATAGTTCTTTCTTCTGGTGTTAGTAGAATGTCAAGAAATAACGCTATAGTAAAAAGATTACCAGCAGTTGAAACTTTAGGTTCTGTTAATGTTATTTGTTCAGATAAAACAGGTACATTAACACAAAATAAAATGACTGTTGTTGAAGAATTTACTTTTGATAATGATTTAGACTTGTTAAGAAGAGGATTACTTTTATGCTCAGATGCAACTTTAACTGTAGGAGATCCAACAGAAATAGCATTAGTTGTACTTGCAGATAATAATGGTATGAACCAAGAAGAATATAGTAAAAAATATAAAAGGGTTAATGAACTTGCATTTGATTCAGATAGAAAATTAATGTCTACATTACATGAAGATAATGGTAAATATGTTTCATATACAAAAGGTGCTATAGATAATATTTTAAATATATGCAAATATGTTAAATTTGGAAATGAAGAAGTTGAAATAAATGAAAAGTATAAGAAAAATATTTTAGACAAAAGTATAGAAATGTCAGATAAAGCTTTAAGAGTTTTAGGACTGGCATATAAAAAGAGTGATACTTTCTTAGAATCTAATGAACTTGAAAATGATTTAGTTTTAGTTGGTATAGTAGGTATGATAGATCCACCACGTGATGAAGTTAAAAAATCTATAGAACTTGCTCATCGTGCAGGTATTAAAGTTGTAATGATAACAGGAGATCATAAGAATACTGCAGTTGCTATAGCTAAGGAATTAAATATAGCAAAAGATATATCAGAAAGTATAACAGGTCCTGAAATAGACAAATTAGGTAAAGAAGAACTATATAAAAATATTGAAAAATATTCAGTTTTTGCAAGAGTTTCTCCAGAACATAAGGTGAGTATTGTAGAAGCACTTAAATTAAAAGAAAATATTGTATCAATGACAGGAGATGGTGTAAATGATGCTCCATCACTTAAGAAAGCTGATATTGGTGTAGCTATGGGAATAACAGGAACAGATGTTTCTAAAGGTGCAGCTGATATGATATTACTTGATGATAATTTTACAACTATAGTTGAAGCAGTTGAAGAAGGTAGAAATATATATAATAATATTAAGAAAACAATAATGTTCTTACTTTCATGTAACTTAGGAGAAGTTATTTCTATATTTGTTGCAACATTATTTGGTTTCCCTATACCTCTTGTTGCTACACAATTATTATGGATTAACTTAGTTACAGATACATTACCAGCTATTTCATTAGGTCTTGATCCTGGAAGTCATGATGTTATGAATGAAAAACCTCGTAGTCAAAATGAAAGTTTCTTTGCAAGAGGAGCAGGAATTAGAGCTTTAATAGCAGGTACTTTAATAGGTATATTTACTTTACTTGCATTTGTTATAGGATTAAGAGAACAAGGAGTAACAAGCATATATGCTATACGTGCACTTAGTGAAAATTCACCAGAACTTTTACATGCAAGAACTATGTCATTTATAGTACTTACAGTTTCTCAATTGTTCTATGCATTTACTATGAGAGTTGAAAATAAGTCTACTTTCAAAATAGGTATATTAAAAAATAAATATTTAAATATGTCGTTTATTATAGGGATAATATTACAAATTATAATAATACAAATACCTCAAATAGCAAATATATTTAAAGTAACTGGATTAAATATAACAGATTGGGATATAGTTATAATTCTAGCGATTATACCATTTATTGTTAATGAATTAATCAAAACATTTATAAAATTTAAAAAATAA
- the lgt gene encoding prolipoprotein diacylglyceryl transferase, producing the protein MKTYLFKIGTFEVRIYSLMYIIALFTAMFLAKHDEVAEKRGMPKKKIEDFAYFEIVSGLIGARIYYVLLKWDFYSQNLSEIIKVWHGGLAIHGGIIGGIIGAYIFSKVNKIDFWVLTDMAVGPLILGQGLGRIGNFANGEVHGFPVITPISVILKGNFSEWWTSFKAMPLLEQLNFKELVPWGVSFPLDTPAGSEFPNIKLHPAMLYEMVLNFIAFYIIWFIFRKKEYNRGVLSMIYIISYGIIRIIVSTFRAEDLLVFGIRMPYIISGIMIIVGICGILVLNKNKN; encoded by the coding sequence ATGAAAACATATTTATTTAAAATAGGTACTTTTGAAGTTAGAATTTATTCTTTAATGTATATAATTGCTTTATTTACAGCAATGTTTTTAGCAAAACATGATGAAGTTGCTGAAAAAAGAGGAATGCCTAAGAAAAAAATAGAAGATTTTGCTTACTTTGAAATAGTTAGTGGGTTAATAGGAGCAAGAATATACTATGTTTTACTTAAATGGGATTTTTATAGTCAAAATTTATCAGAAATTATTAAAGTTTGGCATGGAGGTCTTGCTATTCATGGTGGAATAATAGGAGGTATAATAGGAGCATATATATTTTCTAAAGTTAATAAAATAGATTTTTGGGTTTTAACTGATATGGCTGTGGGGCCTTTAATACTTGGACAAGGTTTAGGAAGAATAGGGAATTTTGCTAATGGTGAAGTTCATGGTTTTCCAGTTATAACTCCAATTAGTGTTATACTAAAAGGTAACTTTTCAGAATGGTGGACAAGCTTTAAAGCTATGCCTTTACTTGAACAATTAAATTTCAAAGAATTAGTTCCATGGGGTGTTAGTTTTCCATTGGATACTCCTGCTGGAAGTGAATTTCCTAATATTAAATTACACCCAGCAATGCTATATGAAATGGTACTTAATTTTATAGCCTTTTATATCATTTGGTTTATATTTAGAAAAAAAGAATATAATCGTGGTGTTTTAAGTATGATATATATAATATCATATGGAATAATTAGAATTATTGTTTCTACATTTAGAGCAGAAGATTTACTTGTATTTGGAATAAGAATGCCATATATAATAAGTGGGATTATGATAA
- the pnp gene encoding polyribonucleotide nucleotidyltransferase, with amino-acid sequence MFDKKIYNLNIDGNNIKIETGEVARQAGGSVMISCGDTTLLVTATRSKDVREGQDFFPLTVDYIEKFYATGKFPGGFIKRESKPSTEEILISRLIDRPIRPLFPEGFFNAVHIVVNVLSFDGIHMPEDLATIGVSFALGLSDIPFSGPVAGVTVGYIDGKYVLNPTKEERENTNIYLSIAGTKSAVTMVEAGASEVSEEEMLNAIIFGHEKIQELCIAQEQFLNELNIEKMEFEDKNYDERVTEFLDKYQGELKEAILVPGKLEKYEAIDSLCESLLSTFKVEIAKEMMNKVKSDEELLAELIGEAKVKTMDQLVKEFKGYYHDLEKKIVRELIIFDKYRADGRKIDEIRPLNAQVDVLKMPHGSALFTRGETQALVTATLGSKEDEQIIDGMEGEYNKKFFLHYNFPPFSVGEAGFMRAPGRRELGHGNLAERALKAVMPSIDDFPYTVRVVSEITESNGSSSQASICGGSLALMAAGVPIKSTVAGIAMGLIKEGENFTVLTDIQGLEDHLGDMDFKVAGTRSGITAIQMDIKIEGITKEIMEIALKQAHTARQEIIDVMEAVIPTHRKELHPNAPKIINLKIDPNKIAALIGPAGKVIKSIIEETGVKIDVEDDGRVAIFGFEQEKMNRAYELVKQYTLTAELNQVYKGKVVKLAKFGAFVELVPGVEGLLHISEISHARVKQVEDVLKVGDIVDVKVIEVQDDKFSLSMKALIPKEVIENKEESND; translated from the coding sequence ATGTTTGATAAAAAAATCTATAATTTAAATATAGATGGAAATAACATTAAAATTGAAACAGGAGAAGTTGCAAGACAAGCAGGTGGATCAGTAATGATTTCTTGTGGGGATACTACCCTTTTAGTTACTGCAACAAGAAGTAAAGATGTAAGAGAAGGACAAGATTTTTTTCCTTTAACAGTTGACTATATAGAAAAATTCTATGCAACTGGTAAATTTCCAGGGGGATTTATAAAAAGAGAATCTAAACCTTCAACAGAGGAAATATTAATTTCTAGATTAATAGATAGACCTATAAGACCATTATTCCCAGAAGGGTTCTTTAATGCAGTTCATATAGTTGTAAATGTATTATCATTTGATGGAATACATATGCCAGAAGATTTAGCAACTATAGGGGTATCTTTTGCTTTAGGTCTTTCAGATATACCATTTAGTGGTCCAGTAGCAGGTGTTACAGTTGGATATATAGACGGTAAATATGTCTTAAATCCAACAAAAGAAGAAAGAGAAAATACTAATATTTATTTATCAATAGCTGGAACTAAATCAGCTGTTACTATGGTTGAAGCTGGAGCTAGTGAAGTTAGTGAAGAAGAAATGTTAAATGCTATAATATTTGGACATGAAAAAATACAAGAATTATGTATAGCTCAAGAACAATTCTTAAATGAATTAAACATAGAAAAAATGGAATTTGAAGATAAAAACTATGATGAAAGAGTTACAGAATTTTTAGATAAATACCAAGGAGAATTAAAAGAAGCTATTTTAGTTCCTGGTAAACTTGAAAAATATGAAGCTATAGATTCTTTATGTGAATCATTGCTTTCTACATTTAAAGTAGAAATTGCAAAAGAAATGATGAATAAAGTTAAAAGTGATGAAGAGTTATTAGCTGAATTAATAGGTGAAGCTAAAGTAAAAACTATGGATCAATTAGTTAAAGAATTTAAAGGATACTATCATGATTTAGAAAAGAAAATTGTTAGAGAATTAATAATTTTTGATAAATATAGAGCTGATGGAAGAAAAATTGATGAAATAAGACCATTAAATGCTCAAGTAGATGTTCTTAAAATGCCACATGGATCAGCATTATTTACGCGTGGAGAAACACAAGCTTTAGTTACAGCTACATTAGGTTCTAAAGAAGATGAACAAATTATAGATGGAATGGAAGGAGAATACAACAAAAAATTCTTCTTACACTATAACTTCCCTCCATTTTCAGTAGGGGAAGCAGGATTCATGAGAGCTCCTGGAAGACGTGAACTTGGACATGGAAATCTTGCAGAACGTGCTTTAAAGGCGGTTATGCCTAGTATAGATGATTTTCCTTATACAGTTAGGGTAGTTTCTGAGATTACTGAATCTAATGGTTCTTCATCTCAAGCCTCTATATGTGGTGGATCACTTGCATTAATGGCTGCAGGAGTACCTATAAAATCAACTGTTGCAGGAATTGCAATGGGACTTATTAAAGAAGGAGAAAACTTCACAGTATTAACTGATATTCAAGGACTTGAAGATCATTTAGGGGATATGGACTTTAAAGTAGCTGGAACTCGTTCAGGTATAACAGCTATACAAATGGATATTAAAATAGAAGGTATTACTAAAGAAATTATGGAAATAGCTTTAAAACAAGCACATACAGCAAGACAAGAAATTATTGATGTAATGGAAGCAGTTATACCTACTCATAGAAAAGAATTACATCCTAATGCACCTAAGATTATAAACTTAAAAATAGATCCTAATAAGATAGCAGCTTTAATAGGGCCTGCTGGAAAAGTTATTAAATCTATTATTGAAGAAACTGGTGTAAAAATAGATGTTGAAGATGATGGTCGTGTAGCAATATTTGGATTTGAACAAGAAAAGATGAATAGAGCATATGAACTTGTAAAACAATATACTTTAACTGCTGAACTTAATCAAGTATATAAAGGAAAAGTAGTTAAACTTGCTAAATTCGGAGCATTTGTTGAACTTGTTCCAGGTGTTGAAGGTTTATTACATATTTCTGAAATATCTCATGCTAGAGTTAAACAAGTAGAAGATGTATTAAAAGTTGGAGATATAGTTGATGTTAAAGTTATTGAAGTTCAAGATGATAAATTTAGTTTAAGTATGAAAGCTTTAATTCCAAAAGAAGTTATTGAAAATAAGGAGGAAAGTAATGATTAA
- a CDS encoding D-alanyl-D-alanine carboxypeptidase family protein codes for MKKLFFIIFFPILSFSFTSKEINLLNNKMFELKKDDFKYYESMYVGDENNNVYYQYDATEVRPLASVTKLMTALVVFDDINSGKYSLNTKITVSQEASKVPYGFIIKTGESYTIEELLKLLLINSSNSAAYQLALNSTGNVDTFVNKMNQKAKKLKLRSLRYYTPHGLPPSDSNRKMDIGNARDIYKLALVALKNKELLRICNNESVNINGNKIKSTNSLIGKYAEVQGLKTGYHSKALYNIVYYMNFGNQKVVQVILGSRTTNFREKIGIETINIMRGIN; via the coding sequence ATGAAGAAATTATTTTTTATTATTTTCTTCCCTATATTATCATTTTCTTTCACAAGTAAGGAAATAAATTTATTGAATAATAAGATGTTTGAACTTAAAAAAGATGATTTTAAATATTATGAAAGTATGTATGTAGGGGATGAAAATAATAATGTTTATTATCAATATGATGCAACTGAAGTAAGACCTCTTGCATCTGTTACCAAACTTATGACAGCACTTGTGGTTTTTGATGATATAAATAGTGGTAAATATAGCTTAAATACTAAAATTACAGTAAGCCAAGAAGCATCGAAAGTACCTTATGGGTTTATTATTAAGACAGGTGAAAGCTATACAATAGAAGAATTGTTGAAATTATTACTTATTAATTCGTCTAATTCAGCAGCTTATCAATTAGCTCTGAATTCAACAGGAAATGTAGATACATTTGTTAATAAAATGAATCAAAAAGCTAAAAAATTAAAACTTAGATCATTAAGATACTACACTCCACATGGACTTCCCCCGAGTGATAGTAATAGAAAAATGGATATAGGAAATGCTCGTGATATATATAAGCTTGCATTAGTTGCGTTAAAAAATAAAGAGTTACTTAGAATATGCAATAATGAAAGTGTAAATATAAATGGAAATAAAATTAAATCTACAAATAGTTTGATAGGTAAATATGCAGAAGTTCAAGGTCTTAAAACCGGTTATCATAGTAAAGCTTTGTATAATATAGTTTATTATATGAATTTTGGTAATCAAAAAGTAGTTCAAGTAATTTTAGGTTCAAGAACAACGAATTTTAGAGAAAAAATTGGAATAGAAACAATAAATATAATGAGAGGAATTAATTAA
- a CDS encoding tetratricopeptide repeat protein, with translation MKKIFSIFLLCLFFSCGNNVEKISPKSNPKDDDMEIEIVSIDSSSLSKRLDNRNKDWSSIFTQYQIENFNKENISLDQVYQLEELAKKGDEDAINSLSYVYYLINDQLKLKEILELGLKYNVKEAIYNLVLLEVVNFNYDKSLKYLEKLPKGYKEKEVLSIKQEIYLDQVSHALRRKEYTSALNNLKKAYSLGIKDLDYEIYKVYLRLKDNENALHWLKLAADRGDKSVLKELANMYSSLDKSKQAIEIYNSLYESGDIEVSRNLYYEYFKILDAKSAIKWYKISRNLDLVDINPELENLENLYK, from the coding sequence ATGAAAAAGATTTTTTCTATTTTTCTTTTATGTTTATTCTTTTCTTGTGGTAATAATGTGGAAAAAATAAGCCCTAAAAGTAATCCAAAAGATGATGACATGGAAATAGAAATAGTTTCTATAGATTCATCCTCTTTGTCTAAAAGGTTAGATAATAGAAATAAGGATTGGAGTTCAATTTTTACTCAATATCAAATAGAAAATTTTAATAAAGAAAATATATCTTTAGATCAAGTTTATCAATTAGAAGAATTAGCAAAAAAAGGAGATGAAGATGCTATTAATTCATTATCCTATGTTTATTATTTGATAAATGATCAATTAAAATTAAAAGAAATATTAGAATTAGGGTTAAAATATAATGTTAAAGAAGCTATATATAACTTAGTTCTTTTAGAGGTAGTTAATTTTAATTATGATAAATCTTTAAAATATTTAGAAAAATTACCTAAGGGATATAAAGAAAAAGAAGTTTTGAGTATTAAGCAAGAAATATATTTGGATCAAGTTTCACATGCCTTGAGAAGAAAAGAATATACAAGTGCTTTAAATAATTTGAAAAAAGCATATTCTTTAGGAATAAAGGACTTAGATTATGAGATATATAAGGTGTACTTAAGGTTAAAAGATAATGAAAATGCTCTTCATTGGTTAAAATTAGCAGCTGATAGAGGAGATAAATCAGTATTAAAAGAACTTGCTAATATGTATTCTAGTTTAGATAAATCAAAACAAGCAATAGAGATATATAATAGTCTTTATGAAAGTGGGGATATAGAGGTTTCTAGAAATCTTTATTATGAATATTTTAAGATACTAGATGCCAAATCAGCTATAAAATGGTATAAGATATCAAGAAATTTAGATTTAGTTGATATTAATCCAGAACTTGAAAATTTAGAAAATTTATATAAATGA